One genomic region from Candidatus Nitrosopumilus koreensis AR1 encodes:
- a CDS encoding DHHA1 domain-containing protein — MTKSLDESLSFFKDKVSDCIKSKKSIFVTTHIDCDGLTSGSIITKALIREGANCTVRTSKEFSKNIVESFKTDSRDFHIVTDLGGGFAKDLNETLGDNWIVLDHHQISDEEIENQNVINAWKYGIDGGREICAGGMAYLAAIALDEKNSDLSSIAVVSALGDRQDQGERKSFTGKNFEIAKTAKEQGLVEIDLDLLLVGRETRPLPDALAFTSQPFVEGLTWNRDACLSLLNSSGIQLKEGSRWRVPAELNEEEKRQVIESITKFTSGKNATEIMSELIGYTYTFPREDKRSFLRDGREFSTMLNSCGRISRSGVGMAICMGDRNKILREGETILTDYRKMIREYMNILSNERWRISESETCVMVNGEDIVPETMTGTISSLIAGSPKNSGKIVILRTKGEENTIKFSSRKSFGCKSDVNLSELMREGAKRFDGVGGGHDAAAGAKITKDKLDEFLNYLEVNVVNVSSAGSSQ, encoded by the coding sequence ATGACAAAATCACTTGATGAATCACTTTCATTTTTCAAAGATAAAGTTTCAGATTGTATAAAATCCAAAAAATCGATTTTTGTTACAACCCATATTGATTGTGATGGATTAACATCTGGAAGTATCATTACCAAAGCACTGATCAGAGAAGGGGCAAATTGTACTGTTAGAACATCTAAAGAATTTAGCAAAAATATTGTAGAATCTTTCAAAACAGATTCCAGAGATTTTCACATAGTTACAGATCTAGGAGGAGGTTTTGCAAAGGATCTAAATGAGACATTGGGAGACAATTGGATTGTCTTAGATCATCACCAGATTTCAGATGAAGAGATTGAGAATCAAAATGTAATCAATGCATGGAAATATGGAATTGATGGAGGAAGGGAAATTTGTGCAGGAGGCATGGCATACCTTGCAGCCATAGCACTTGATGAAAAAAATTCAGACTTGTCATCCATAGCAGTTGTTTCTGCACTAGGGGACAGACAGGATCAGGGAGAAAGAAAATCCTTTACAGGAAAGAATTTTGAAATTGCAAAAACAGCTAAAGAGCAAGGATTAGTTGAGATTGATTTGGATTTATTATTGGTAGGAAGAGAGACAAGACCTCTGCCAGATGCCCTTGCTTTTACATCACAACCATTTGTTGAAGGATTAACCTGGAATAGAGATGCCTGCCTTTCTCTTCTAAATTCATCTGGAATCCAATTAAAGGAAGGAAGCAGATGGAGGGTTCCAGCAGAGCTAAACGAAGAAGAAAAGAGGCAAGTCATAGAATCAATTACCAAGTTCACATCTGGAAAAAATGCCACTGAAATAATGTCAGAATTAATCGGATATACCTACACATTTCCAAGAGAAGACAAAAGGAGTTTTCTCAGAGATGGTAGAGAATTTTCAACTATGTTAAACTCTTGTGGAAGAATAAGTCGTTCTGGAGTAGGAATGGCAATCTGCATGGGAGACAGAAATAAGATCCTAAGAGAAGGGGAGACCATTTTGACAGATTATAGAAAGATGATCAGAGAATACATGAACATCCTCTCAAATGAGAGATGGAGAATATCAGAAAGTGAAACATGTGTGATGGTAAATGGCGAAGATATTGTCCCAGAAACAATGACTGGAACCATCTCATCATTAATTGCAGGGTCTCCAAAAAATTCAGGAAAAATTGTAATTTTGAGAACAAAGGGTGAGGAGAACACAATCAAGTTTTCATCAAGAAAATCATTTGGGTGCAAATCAGATGTAAATCTAAGTGAATTGATGAGAGAAGGGGCCAAGAGATTTGACGGAGTAGGAGGAGGCCACGATGCAGCTGCTGGTGCAAAAATAACTAAAGACAAATTGGATGAATTTCTCAATTATTTAGAAGTAAATGTCGTTAACGTGTCAAGTGCAGGTAGTTCTCAATAA
- a CDS encoding KEOPS complex subunit Pcc1 produces MSLTCQVQVVLNNISKEKAEAVKKALEPDNVDFPEGLSLYVENIDNKLVFNFESKKNMKQLIGTIDEVMDHIQVALKVIE; encoded by the coding sequence ATGTCGTTAACGTGTCAAGTGCAGGTAGTTCTCAATAATATCTCAAAAGAAAAAGCAGAAGCTGTCAAAAAAGCACTAGAACCAGATAATGTGGACTTTCCAGAAGGATTGAGCCTTTATGTTGAAAATATTGATAACAAACTTGTTTTTAATTTTGAAAGTAAGAAGAACATGAAACAGCTAATTGGGACTATAGATGAAGTTATGGATCATATTCAAGTGGCACTTAAGGTGATTGAGTAA